The DNA window TTCCGCGATCCGTCGGCGTTGATGGAGTACAGGGTATCCAGGTCCGGGCGCCGCTGCGCCGCTGCGCCGCTGGATGGCTTTCCGCTGGCTGATGGGCCGGTCGCTGACATCGGTCTCGTCCTTTCGGTCGCCGGGGCCTTCTCGAGCTAGGAATCCAAGGTGCGAATCCGGCCGCGGCGACAGCGAGAATCTCTCGCGTTGAATCGAGGTGAGAACTGCAGGTGATGGAAGGATCACCGACGTTCGACGACGAAAAACCGAGCCCCTCGCAAGAGCAAGAGGGCTCAGGTCTGATCCCAGTGTTCTAGATATTGGGTGGTCTAAGAACTGGGTGTTCTAGGTACTGGGTGTTTTAGGTGCTGGCCGCCTCCCCTTCCACGACATCTTGGGTTTCCCCATCTGGGGTGTCGGCGCCTTCGTCCGAGGAATCGACGGCTTCGCCGCCGGCGACGTCGCCCTCGGCCTCTTGCTCCGACACCTCGCCTCCCGGCACATAGAGATCGCCTTCCGGCGGGCGGCCCTCCACGTGGGTGTTGCGAATGGTCAGCAGATAGGCCACCGCCTGCTCGACGCGGCGCGGCCCGAGCTGGCCGCCCCAGGCGGCCATGCCCTTGGAGGGAACGCCCTCCATGATCGTCTGCCGAATCTCCATCGGCGAGCCGCCGTGGAGCCAGTATTCATCGGTCAGGTTGGGGCCCACCAGGCCCTGGCCCTGATCGGCATGGCAGACCACGCAATAGGTCTGGAAGTGCGAGCGACCCTCCGCCACGGCGTCTTCCATGGTGGCCATCATCGCCAGGCTCTCGTTGGTCACGCCACCGGCTTCCAGCTGAGCCAGGCGGGCCTTCTCCGCCGCCCGCATGTCGGCCTCGTAGCGGCCGGTGGGATGGGGGATCACCGCCAGCGTGTGGAAGAGGATCCAGTAAGCGACGGAGAAGACGATGGAGCCGTAGAGGATCCACAACCACCAATTCGGCAGCCGATTGTCGAACTCCTGGATGCCGTCGTAGGTATGTTCGCGGACTTTGTCTTGTTCACTCATCGGTGGAATCCTCCGGGCTTACGTCGACGACGGAGCCGTCGGACAGGGGGAGGTGGGCCATGTACTCGGGCATGGAGCTGTGGCGAAGCTGAACGAAGACCCAGTAGAGGATCGCGATGAACGCCGCCACGAAGAGCCCCAAGGCGATGATGGGCAGGATCAGGAGATGACTGTTGGCGTAGAACTCTTGATACATCTCACTCTCCTCCCGAGGCCGAGGCCGTGCTGGCGGAGGCTGGCTCCGCCGGGTCAGCATCTGCGGACGGGGCCGGATCCGGATCCGCCGCTTCCGGGGACCCGCTAGTTGGAGGCCCGGCGGCCACCATCGGTTCCGGGCCGATGGGCTGCGGGCCCCGTCCCAAGCGTTGCAGGTAGGCGATCAACGCCGTCATTTGGGAGCCGGGGTCGAGGTCCACCGACTGCGCCGCCAGGTCGTCGGTGATCAGCTTGGCTTGACTCTGCTGCATCGCCATGGCGTCCTCGATCTCCTCCTCCGTATAGGGTACGCCGATCTTCTGCAGCGCCCTCATCTTGACCGCGGTGCCGGCCTGATCGACGCTGGTTTCGGCCAGGAAGTCATAGCTCGGCATGTTGGAACCCGGCGAAGTGGAACGCGGGTCCTGGAGATGGAGGTAGTGCCAGAGGTTGGCGTATTTGCCGCCGACGCGGTGGAGATCCGGGCCGGTGCGCTTGCTCCCCCACTGGAAGGGCGTGTCATAGACGAACTCCTGGAGGCGGGAGTATTCGCCGTAGCGCAACACCTCGTGGCGGAAGGTGCGGATCATCTGGCTGTGGCAGACGTAGCAACCTTCGGCGATGTAGACGTCCCGGCCTTCCAGCTCCAGCGGGCTGTAGGGACGCTGGATGAAGTCGTATTGCTCCGGCGGCTGGGTGTGGGCGACCATGGCCGCATCCGCCTTGCCGTATTTGACGATGGTGGGGATGAGCTCCACCAGGCCGCCGATGAGCACCGCCACCAGCACCAGCACCGTGAAGGCGGCCCAGTTGCGCTCGATCAAATCGTGCCAGTTGCCACCGGAGCGGTTCTTGGCGTAGACGAGGATGATGCCCACCACCAGGATCTCGATGAGCACCAGCGTCACGATGCTCGCCACGATGCCCGAGACGCCGAGCACGATGGTCGCCAGGATGACCACCAGCGAGACCAGCACCGGCGGCGAGAAGACCAGCCGGAAGAAACCCGGCTCCTTCGCGCGCTCCATCGGAACCTCGATCTCGACCTTCGCCGGGCTACCGGCGCGGATGGTGGCGAAGAGGTTGAACAACAGCATGATCCAGCCCGCGAGATAGGCGAGGCCGCCCATCAGGCGCATGTGGTACATGTAGCGGGAAGCCACCAAGCCCTCGATGAAGTCCGGGAACTTGAGGAAGCCGTCGGGGTCCATGGCGCGCCAGAACAGGCCCTGGCTGACGCCGCTGATCCACATGGAAACGACGTAGAGCAGGATGCCGAAGGTGCCGATCCAGAAGTGGGCTTCGGCGAGGCGCTTGGAGAAGAGCTTGGTCTTCCACATCCGCGGCACCAGCCAGTACAGCATGCCCGCCGCCATGAAGCCGTTCCAACCCAGGGCGCCGGAGTGCACGTGGCCGATGATCCAATCGGTGTAATGGCCGAGGGCGTTGACGCTCTTGATGGACAGCAGCGGCCCTTCGAAGGTCGACATGCCGTAGAAGGTCACCGCCACCACGTAGAACTTGATCACCGGGTCGGTGCGCAGCTTGTTCCAGGCGCCGCGGAGGGTCAGCAGGCCGTTGAGCATGCCGCCCCAGGAAGGAGCCCAGAGCATCAGGCTGAAGACCATGCCGAGGCTCTGCACCCAATCCGGCAGCGAGGTGTTCAGCAGGTGATGGGGCCCCGCCCAGATGTAGATGAAGACCAGCGACCAGAAGTGGACGATGGACAGGCGGTAGGAGTACACCGGGCGCTCAGCGGCCTTGGGCAGGTAGTAGTACATGATGCCGAGGATCGGCGTGGTCAGGAAGAAGGCCACGGCGTTGTGGCCGTACCACCATTGCACCAGGGCGTCTTGGGCGCCGGTGAAAATCGAGTAGCTGTGGAAGAGGGAGGTCGGGATCTGGAGGTTGTTGACGATGTAGAGCACCGCCACGGTGACGATGGTGGCGATGTAGAACCAGAGGGCAACGTAGAGGTTCTTCTCGTTGCGCTTCGCCAGCGTCCAGAAGAAGTTGACGGCGA is part of the Acidobacteriota bacterium genome and encodes:
- the ccoN gene encoding cytochrome-c oxidase, cbb3-type subunit I, giving the protein MTRRIVYDDAIVRAFSLATMIWGAVALLAGVLVASQLSFFQMNFNTSFLQFGRLRPLHTNAAIFALVGNMMFAGIYHSTQRLTRARMGSDFLSWFHFWGWQLIIVSAAVTLPLGLTQSKEYAELIWPIDIAVVLVWVAFAVNFFWTLAKRNEKNLYVALWFYIATIVTVAVLYIVNNLQIPTSLFHSYSIFTGAQDALVQWWYGHNAVAFFLTTPILGIMYYYLPKAAERPVYSYRLSIVHFWSLVFIYIWAGPHHLLNTSLPDWVQSLGMVFSLMLWAPSWGGMLNGLLTLRGAWNKLRTDPVIKFYVVAVTFYGMSTFEGPLLSIKSVNALGHYTDWIIGHVHSGALGWNGFMAAGMLYWLVPRMWKTKLFSKRLAEAHFWIGTFGILLYVVSMWISGVSQGLFWRAMDPDGFLKFPDFIEGLVASRYMYHMRLMGGLAYLAGWIMLLFNLFATIRAGSPAKVEIEVPMERAKEPGFFRLVFSPPVLVSLVVILATIVLGVSGIVASIVTLVLIEILVVGIILVYAKNRSGGNWHDLIERNWAAFTVLVLVAVLIGGLVELIPTIVKYGKADAAMVAHTQPPEQYDFIQRPYSPLELEGRDVYIAEGCYVCHSQMIRTFRHEVLRYGEYSRLQEFVYDTPFQWGSKRTGPDLHRVGGKYANLWHYLHLQDPRSTSPGSNMPSYDFLAETSVDQAGTAVKMRALQKIGVPYTEEEIEDAMAMQQSQAKLITDDLAAQSVDLDPGSQMTALIAYLQRLGRGPQPIGPEPMVAAGPPTSGSPEAADPDPAPSADADPAEPASASTASASGGE
- a CDS encoding CcoQ/FixQ family Cbb3-type cytochrome c oxidase assembly chaperone, giving the protein MYQEFYANSHLLILPIIALGLFVAAFIAILYWVFVQLRHSSMPEYMAHLPLSDGSVVDVSPEDSTDE
- a CDS encoding cbb3-type cytochrome c oxidase N-terminal domain-containing protein, giving the protein MSEQDKVREHTYDGIQEFDNRLPNWWLWILYGSIVFSVAYWILFHTLAVIPHPTGRYEADMRAAEKARLAQLEAGGVTNESLAMMATMEDAVAEGRSHFQTYCVVCHADQGQGLVGPNLTDEYWLHGGSPMEIRQTIMEGVPSKGMAAWGGQLGPRRVEQAVAYLLTIRNTHVEGRPPEGDLYVPGGEVSEQEAEGDVAGGEAVDSSDEGADTPDGETQDVVEGEAAST